In Thermotomaculum hydrothermale, a single genomic region encodes these proteins:
- a CDS encoding chloride channel protein, with product MKGIIARFSNKQILLIILSVIVGVCAGLGAVGVRQLIRFITTLSFSGYENFLEVLHTIPTYRKILAPAIGGLIVGPIIYFFAKEAKGHGVPEVMLAMLMKDGKIRPRVAFVKAIASAISIGSGGSVGREGPIVQIGASLGSTVGQYFNLDRRDIQTLVACGAAGGIAAAFNAPIAGALFSVEIILGDFGVAALSPIIISSVISTIVARHFEGNLVAFVVPPYSLNTPFELLPYTFLGIVAGLIAVSFIVTLYYLEDWFEKSPIPEYVQPMIGGFIVGLIGVYFPYIYGVGYESINGALHNQWPLYILLLMIPMKIIATSITLGSGGSGGVFAPSLFLGAATGGAVGVITHSLFPQAASAGAYALVGMGAVVAATTQAPITAIIIIFELTQNYMVIAPLMFTCIISTLIATAIKKESIYTLKLKLKGIELVEGREESILKQVKIDSVIKEGVFFYINHNLKYIIDTVLSTNQSVFPVLSPSNKLVGILTLNNIKSVFYEKEALAELVIAEDIAEDPVYLTEDSNLQDAMDIEGRHSIEEIPVVKDSESMEYRGIVFVHDIINLYNFEIKKRELALAVITRKKYKDVTKGLNLGEGMRLMELKVPDSFVNRSLKDLAIRNNYNLEVLIIKRGKNTFIPNAETVLHEGDNFVVVGKYEDIRKLRQKEGV from the coding sequence ATGAAAGGGATAATCGCAAGATTTTCCAACAAGCAAATACTTCTCATAATTTTATCGGTAATTGTTGGAGTCTGTGCAGGGTTAGGAGCAGTTGGTGTAAGGCAATTAATCAGGTTTATAACAACACTTTCTTTTAGTGGATACGAAAACTTCCTTGAGGTTTTGCATACAATCCCAACATATAGAAAAATCCTTGCCCCTGCTATTGGCGGTTTGATTGTAGGCCCAATTATTTACTTTTTTGCGAAAGAGGCAAAGGGGCACGGTGTGCCTGAGGTTATGCTTGCAATGTTAATGAAGGATGGCAAGATAAGGCCAAGGGTTGCATTTGTAAAGGCAATTGCTTCGGCAATTTCAATAGGTTCTGGCGGCTCGGTAGGAAGGGAAGGCCCTATTGTTCAAATTGGTGCATCTTTAGGTTCAACTGTTGGCCAATACTTTAATCTTGATAGAAGGGATATTCAAACGCTTGTTGCCTGTGGTGCAGCAGGGGGCATTGCCGCTGCCTTTAACGCTCCTATTGCAGGGGCATTGTTTTCCGTTGAAATAATATTGGGAGACTTTGGTGTTGCGGCTTTAAGCCCTATTATTATATCCTCTGTTATTTCAACAATTGTCGCAAGGCATTTTGAAGGTAACCTTGTAGCTTTTGTGGTTCCTCCTTACTCTTTAAATACACCTTTTGAATTGTTGCCCTATACTTTTTTAGGTATTGTTGCAGGATTGATAGCAGTTTCTTTTATTGTTACATTGTATTATTTGGAAGATTGGTTTGAAAAATCACCTATCCCTGAGTATGTCCAGCCAATGATAGGCGGTTTTATTGTGGGACTTATAGGGGTTTACTTTCCCTATATTTACGGGGTAGGTTATGAATCAATAAACGGTGCTCTGCACAATCAATGGCCTTTGTACATTTTGTTGCTTATGATTCCAATGAAAATTATAGCCACCTCAATAACCTTAGGCTCCGGTGGATCAGGTGGTGTTTTTGCCCCTTCACTTTTTTTGGGAGCAGCAACAGGTGGTGCAGTAGGGGTTATAACTCACAGTCTTTTCCCACAGGCAGCATCTGCTGGTGCTTATGCCCTTGTTGGAATGGGGGCTGTTGTTGCTGCCACCACCCAGGCACCAATTACGGCTATAATAATTATTTTTGAACTTACCCAGAATTATATGGTTATTGCACCTTTAATGTTTACCTGTATTATTTCAACCTTAATAGCAACTGCAATAAAGAAGGAATCAATTTATACATTAAAACTTAAACTTAAAGGAATTGAGCTTGTAGAAGGTAGGGAAGAGTCAATCTTGAAGCAGGTAAAAATAGACTCTGTTATAAAGGAAGGTGTTTTCTTTTACATTAACCACAATTTAAAGTATATTATTGACACTGTTCTTTCCACAAATCAAAGTGTTTTCCCCGTTTTAAGCCCATCAAATAAATTGGTTGGAATTCTAACTTTAAATAATATTAAATCTGTTTTTTACGAAAAAGAGGCTTTAGCAGAACTTGTTATAGCAGAGGATATAGCAGAAGACCCTGTGTATCTTACAGAAGATTCCAATCTCCAGGATGCTATGGATATTGAAGGAAGGCATTCAATTGAAGAAATCCCTGTTGTTAAGGATAGTGAATCTATGGAGTACAGGGGTATTGTTTTTGTCCATGACATAATCAACCTCTACAATTTTGAGATTAAGAAGAGGGAATTGGCTTTGGCTGTTATTACAAGAAAAAAGTATAAAGATGTAACAAAGGGATTGAATTTAGGGGAAGGGATGAGATTGATGGAGTTAAAAGTCCCTGATTCTTTTGTAAACAGGAGTTTAAAAGACCTTGCAATAAGGAATAACTATAATCTTGAGGTTTTGATAATTAAGAGAGGCAAAAATACATTTATCCCCAATGCAGAAACTGTGCTTCATGAGGGGGACAATTTTGTTGTTGTTGGTAAATACGAAGATATCAGAAAACTAAGGCAAAAAGAAGGGGTGTAA
- the pyrE gene encoding orotate phosphoribosyltransferase, with the protein MGKVSIAESLLKIKAVSLSLDPPFTWVSGIKSPIYCDNRLFISYVDERRKVVDAFIEKITNSGLEFNVIAGTATSAIPFAAWISEKLSLPMVYVRAQKKEHGKGKSVEGRLEKGSRVIVIEDLISTGKSSVQVVKNLREEGAEVVGVFSIFSYQFKKADDNFKSVGLSYQSLENIESLLQHAVEKNYLSQRDADIINEFRKDPENWYSTYFKGE; encoded by the coding sequence ATGGGAAAGGTTAGTATTGCAGAAAGTTTGTTGAAGATTAAGGCTGTTTCTCTATCTTTAGACCCGCCTTTTACCTGGGTTTCGGGAATCAAGTCTCCAATTTATTGTGATAATAGGCTTTTTATTTCCTATGTTGATGAAAGAAGGAAGGTTGTTGATGCATTTATTGAAAAGATTACCAATTCAGGCCTTGAGTTTAATGTAATTGCAGGGACTGCAACATCAGCTATCCCTTTTGCTGCATGGATTTCAGAAAAACTCTCCCTTCCTATGGTTTATGTGAGGGCTCAAAAGAAGGAACATGGAAAGGGCAAATCAGTTGAAGGAAGGCTTGAAAAGGGTTCAAGGGTTATTGTAATTGAAGACTTAATTTCAACAGGGAAATCCTCTGTGCAGGTTGTCAAAAACCTCAGGGAAGAGGGTGCAGAGGTTGTTGGTGTTTTTTCAATATTCAGTTATCAGTTTAAAAAGGCTGATGATAACTTTAAGTCTGTGGGGTTAAGTTATCAATCCCTTGAAAATATAGAATCTCTGTTACAACACGCTGTTGAAAAAAACTATCTCTCTCAAAGAGATGCAGATATTATAAACGAGTTTAGAAAAGACCCTGAAAACTGGTATTCAACTTACTTTAAAGGAGAGTAA
- a CDS encoding sigma-54-dependent transcriptional regulator: MAERVLIIDDEKDIVESIANILALEGYSVLKATRGYDGLKIALNDNPDVVLLDIKMPVMDGLEVLEKLIENDFTNPVIIISGHGDIKTAVEAVQKGAFDFLEKPLGAEQILIAVKNAIQSIKKTDNLENNNNFFLIGESEAFRKVLAIAERVAKTSAPVLITGETGTGKEMIARYIHEKSGRKGNFVEVNCAAIPEELIESELFGHVKGSFTGAIDDKEGKFVAAHNGTLFLDEIGDMSFKTQAKVLRALQEKIIYAIGSNNPVPVNVRVISATNKDLKKEIEKGNFREDLFYRINVIEIEMPPLRERKDDIPLLAEHFAGIVAKENRLDNVVFEKDALEYLKSFEYRGNIRELKNKIEKIVILCQKPVINKDDVEKVLTGSISLDNLPLSEAKKVPELKQPNLLKAKTLKEVREMAEKYFIIEKLKENNFNISKTAEVIGVPRSNMYKKIEQYKINVKELEDYYGKG; the protein is encoded by the coding sequence ATGGCTGAAAGAGTTTTAATTATTGACGATGAAAAAGACATTGTTGAGTCTATAGCAAATATCCTGGCGCTTGAAGGATATTCTGTTTTAAAGGCCACCCGCGGTTATGACGGATTAAAGATAGCGTTAAACGACAATCCAGATGTTGTTCTCCTTGATATAAAGATGCCTGTTATGGATGGGTTAGAGGTTTTAGAAAAACTTATAGAAAATGATTTTACAAACCCTGTAATTATTATTTCAGGCCATGGGGATATAAAGACAGCAGTTGAAGCTGTACAAAAAGGCGCTTTTGATTTTCTTGAAAAGCCTCTTGGTGCTGAGCAGATACTGATTGCAGTAAAAAATGCAATACAATCCATTAAAAAAACTGATAATCTTGAAAATAATAATAACTTTTTCCTAATAGGAGAAAGCGAGGCTTTTAGGAAAGTGCTTGCTATTGCAGAGAGGGTTGCAAAAACAAGTGCACCTGTTTTAATCACTGGAGAGACAGGAACAGGTAAGGAGATGATTGCAAGGTATATCCACGAGAAAAGCGGAAGGAAGGGAAATTTTGTTGAGGTTAACTGTGCCGCAATCCCTGAAGAGTTAATTGAAAGTGAATTATTCGGGCATGTAAAGGGCTCTTTTACAGGTGCAATTGATGATAAAGAGGGTAAGTTTGTTGCCGCACACAATGGAACTCTATTTTTAGATGAAATTGGAGATATGAGTTTCAAAACCCAGGCAAAGGTTTTAAGGGCTTTGCAGGAGAAAATAATTTATGCTATAGGCTCAAACAATCCTGTTCCTGTAAATGTAAGGGTAATATCGGCAACAAACAAGGATTTGAAAAAAGAAATAGAGAAAGGGAATTTCAGGGAAGACTTGTTTTATAGAATTAATGTTATAGAAATTGAGATGCCCCCTTTAAGGGAGAGAAAGGACGATATTCCTCTCCTTGCTGAGCATTTTGCAGGTATTGTGGCGAAAGAAAATAGGCTTGACAATGTTGTGTTTGAAAAGGATGCACTTGAATATTTAAAGAGTTTTGAATACAGGGGCAATATAAGAGAGTTGAAAAATAAGATAGAAAAAATTGTAATTCTCTGTCAGAAGCCTGTTATAAACAAGGATGATGTTGAAAAGGTTTTAACGGGTTCAATTAGTTTAGACAATCTTCCTCTATCAGAGGCTAAAAAGGTTCCCGAGTTAAAACAGCCCAACCTTTTAAAAGCAAAAACATTAAAAGAGGTAAGGGAAATGGCAGAAAAATATTTTATAATTGAAAAGTTGAAAGAAAACAACTTTAACATATCAAAAACAGCAGAGGTTATTGGGGTGCCGAGAAGCAATATGTATAAAAAGATTGAGCAGTATAAAATAAATGTAAAGGAGTTAGAAGATTACTATGGGAAAGGTTAG
- a CDS encoding ferritin: MFDKKMEEALNKQLNEELFSAYLYLSMSAWFDSIGLKGFANWMMVQYKEETEHAMKFYNYIQTRGGDIKLMAIKEPPSKWDSPLHAFKETLKHEQFITKCINELVDLAEELKDRPTMNFLQWFIDEQVEEEENDRDIIHRLELIGDSKHGLFMLDRELGERTYTPETD, encoded by the coding sequence ATGTTTGACAAAAAAATGGAAGAAGCTTTAAATAAGCAATTAAATGAGGAATTGTTCTCGGCTTACCTCTATCTCTCTATGTCTGCATGGTTTGATTCAATTGGTCTTAAAGGCTTTGCAAACTGGATGATGGTTCAGTACAAAGAGGAGACAGAGCATGCAATGAAGTTTTATAACTATATTCAAACAAGGGGGGGCGATATAAAGTTGATGGCAATTAAAGAGCCTCCGTCAAAGTGGGATTCACCGTTGCACGCTTTTAAAGAGACATTAAAACACGAGCAGTTTATCACAAAGTGCATTAATGAACTTGTTGATCTTGCAGAGGAATTAAAAGACAGACCGACAATGAACTTTTTACAGTGGTTTATTGATGAACAGGTAGAGGAAGAGGAAAACGACAGAGATATAATACACAGGCTTGAATTAATTGGTGATAGCAAACACGGTTTGTTTATGCTTGACAGGGAATTGGGGGAAAGAACCTATACCCCTGAAACAGATTAA
- a CDS encoding mechanosensitive ion channel family protein, producing MDFAKLYNSVSLWLQANWGVILKYLIFLIVGFYLSAKVSKVVASIMKKRNVDPAVINLVRKLVYYTLIFVVLLSVLTGLGFNINSLLALIGAVGLGIGLALKDSLSQIASGIQLVIFRPFTIGDFIDLGSASGIVQDIGFFYTTLKTLDNKVITVPNNVITTSSIVNFTKEKIRRVDATFGIGYSDDIKKAKKIMLDVASKNEKILKEPKTEVFVIELGDSSVNLELRAWVDPADYWDVYFYLLENVKIEFDKNGISIPFPQMDVHLDGGLSK from the coding sequence ATGGATTTTGCGAAATTATACAATAGTGTTTCTCTCTGGCTTCAAGCTAACTGGGGAGTTATTTTAAAGTATTTGATATTTCTTATAGTTGGCTTTTATTTAAGTGCAAAGGTAAGTAAAGTTGTTGCTTCAATTATGAAAAAGAGAAATGTTGATCCCGCTGTTATAAATCTTGTGAGAAAGCTTGTTTACTACACCCTTATTTTTGTAGTGCTTCTTTCAGTTTTGACTGGACTGGGCTTTAACATAAACTCTCTGCTTGCTTTGATAGGAGCTGTAGGTTTAGGAATTGGCCTTGCGTTGAAGGATTCCCTTTCTCAAATAGCATCAGGGATTCAACTTGTTATTTTCAGGCCGTTTACAATTGGAGACTTTATTGATTTAGGTTCTGCAAGCGGAATCGTCCAGGATATAGGTTTTTTCTATACAACATTAAAAACCCTTGATAACAAAGTTATAACCGTTCCAAACAATGTAATAACCACCTCCTCTATTGTTAATTTTACAAAGGAAAAGATTAGGCGGGTTGACGCTACATTTGGAATAGGTTACTCAGACGACATAAAAAAGGCAAAAAAGATTATGCTTGATGTGGCATCGAAAAATGAAAAGATTTTAAAGGAGCCTAAGACTGAGGTTTTTGTTATTGAGCTTGGGGATAGCTCTGTAAACCTTGAGCTTAGGGCATGGGTTGATCCTGCTGATTACTGGGATGTCTACTTTTACCTTCTTGAAAATGTGAAAATAGAGTTTGATAAAAATGGGATTTCAATTCCATTTCCTCAAATGGATGTGCATTTAGACGGGGGGTTGTCTAAATAA
- a CDS encoding DUF2490 domain-containing protein yields the protein MKWFKNFYILLIIFFFPVLLFASTGSTNQQWFTNKIIYSLKSGYFLNFSEQHKYQEHYFNKLNTRNWVFGFGKKVGKYSISLNYKQEDKTGKVEERFFVDVKRNFSIEESFYFVTRVRLERRHFKSSRGKDRYRLRLLFGVSKKMKVKNFAFNPYVFEEPQFSSVDNKFCRNRLYVGVKFKLNSHTKFNINYLREDNARKKARNVFNLGFNFNF from the coding sequence ATGAAGTGGTTTAAAAATTTTTATATTTTATTGATAATTTTCTTTTTCCCTGTGCTTTTGTTTGCAAGCACAGGGTCAACAAATCAACAATGGTTTACAAATAAAATAATATACTCTTTAAAATCAGGTTATTTTCTTAATTTTTCAGAGCAGCACAAATATCAGGAACATTATTTCAATAAACTGAACACGAGAAACTGGGTTTTTGGATTTGGTAAAAAGGTGGGCAAGTACTCTATTTCCTTAAATTACAAACAGGAAGATAAAACTGGAAAGGTTGAGGAAAGGTTTTTTGTTGATGTGAAAAGGAATTTTTCAATTGAGGAGAGTTTCTATTTTGTGACAAGGGTAAGGCTTGAGAGAAGGCATTTTAAAAGCTCAAGGGGGAAGGACAGGTACAGGCTACGCCTTTTATTTGGTGTATCAAAGAAAATGAAAGTAAAAAATTTTGCCTTTAATCCGTATGTTTTTGAAGAACCTCAATTTTCCTCAGTGGATAATAAGTTTTGTAGAAACAGGCTATATGTAGGTGTTAAATTTAAATTAAATTCACACACCAAATTTAATATAAATTATTTAAGAGAAGACAATGCGAGAAAAAAAGCAAGGAATGTTTTTAACTTAGGCTTCAATTTCAATTTTTAA
- a CDS encoding cation diffusion facilitator family transporter has product MAHHHHHEHKLSGFRLFITILINIFITVAQVIGALYSNSLSLLSDAMHNFSDVVALIVSWVANHLAGKDPDERKTFGYRRAEIIAALFNSAVLVGIAISLLYHAVLKLIKPEEVKSLIVIYLALLSIILNFLSVLIIKKDASNNMNIKSAYLHLLTDVMTSVAVFVGGLVMLQWNLYYVDPIISIVIAVYLGKESFALVKETIEVLMQFAPENIKIEDVKKGLEDFEFVDNVHHLHLWRLSDHEVFLEAHVDFKENISLEKATKEIEKMEKFLNSNFGITHVTLQSEFNRKDDKSLIKNHNNHRH; this is encoded by the coding sequence ATGGCTCACCATCACCACCATGAACATAAATTGAGCGGTTTTAGGCTTTTTATCACAATTTTGATCAATATTTTCATAACTGTTGCGCAGGTGATAGGGGCTTTGTACTCAAACTCCCTCTCTCTTTTAAGTGATGCAATGCACAATTTCTCCGATGTTGTGGCTTTAATTGTTAGCTGGGTGGCAAACCACCTTGCAGGAAAAGACCCTGATGAAAGAAAAACCTTTGGTTATAGAAGGGCGGAGATAATTGCAGCTCTCTTTAACTCTGCGGTATTGGTTGGAATAGCAATTTCCCTTTTGTATCACGCTGTTTTAAAATTGATAAAGCCTGAAGAGGTAAAGTCTTTAATTGTTATTTACCTTGCTCTTTTAAGCATAATTCTCAATTTTTTAAGTGTATTGATTATAAAGAAAGATGCATCTAATAATATGAATATTAAATCTGCCTATTTGCACCTTCTAACCGATGTTATGACTTCAGTTGCTGTTTTTGTAGGCGGCCTTGTAATGCTTCAATGGAATTTGTACTATGTTGACCCGATAATTTCAATTGTAATTGCAGTATATCTTGGAAAAGAATCTTTTGCTCTTGTTAAAGAAACTATAGAAGTTTTAATGCAATTTGCACCAGAAAATATTAAAATTGAAGATGTAAAAAAAGGTCTTGAGGATTTTGAATTTGTGGATAATGTACACCATTTGCATCTATGGAGATTGAGCGACCATGAGGTTTTTCTTGAAGCGCATGTTGATTTCAAGGAAAATATATCTCTGGAAAAAGCAACTAAGGAGATTGAAAAAATGGAAAAATTTCTTAATTCAAATTTTGGTATAACCCATGTTACATTACAGAGCGAGTTTAATAGGAAAGATGACAAGTCTTTAATAAAAAACCATAATAATCATAGGCATTAA